In Alphaproteobacteria bacterium HT1-32, the sequence CGCCAGGCAGCGAGAGGGTCGATGCCGCGCCCGGCACAGACATGATCGAACCAGCGTTTGCCGATGGCAACATGGCCGACTTCATCCCGATAGATAATGCGCAGGGCATCAGCGGAGATGTTATCTCCGGCGCGGTCGAGCTTTTCAATCATGGCCGGGGTGACATCCAGTCCCCGTGCTTCCAGGACCAGCGGCACGATGGCGAGGCGGGCCAGCAGATCGTCAGCCGTCGACTGAGCCGATTTCCAGAGACCGTCATGCGCCGGATGATCCCCGTAGGAAGCACCGAGTTCCCGCAATCTGTCATCAATCAGCAGAAAATGCGTGGCCTCTTCACGCCCGACGCTGACCCAGTCATCATAAAATGCCCGGGGCATATCAGGGAATCGGGCGATGATGTCCCAGGCCAGATCAATCGCATTCAGCTCAATATGTGCGACCGCATGCAGAAGTGCGATACGACCCTCCACCGTTCCGATCCGTCGTCGTGGCATTTTGCCGGGTGACTGAAGGACCGGATGTTCGGGCCGTGCCGGCCGGTCCGGCGGAGTTGTCGCCCCGATATCCTGAATGCCGCGATCTTCCCAGGCAGCCGCAGCAGCCAGGGCGGCTGCCGCCTTGGCCCGCGCCTCAGCGGTGGTGAGAACGCCTGTTGCCAGACCGGAGAGTGTGGTGGTGTCGGTTATGGTGATCACAATGCCTTAACAGCAGCCAGAACTTCCTCGACATGGCCGGGAACCTTGACCTTGCGCCAGACATTACGGATCACGCCGGTTGAATCGATCAGGAATGTGGTGCGCTCGATTCCCATATATTTCCGGCCATACATGTTTTTCTCTTTCCAGACACCGTAATCCTCGCAGACAGTTCCGGCATCATCTGCACCCAGCGTGAAGGGCAGTTCGTACTTGGCCTTGAACTTGTCGTGCTTCTTGGCGGTATCCTTGGAGACACCGATAATTTCGGCATTGGCGCCGGAAAAATCAGGCAGCAGATCCCGGAAGCCACAGGCCTGCTTGGTGCAGCCGGGTGTGTCGTCTTTCGGGTAGAAATACAGAATGACATTCTTTCCTTTAAGGTCACTCAGGCTGACGGTTCCGTCGCTGTCGGTGGGCATGTTGAATTCCGGCGCCTTGTCACCTGTGTCCACAGTCATTCCGGTCTCTCCTCATTCACTGGTTTCATTTTCCGCCGGCAACTGTTTTGCCGGTTCAGCAATTATGTCGATGAACAGGTCGTGCACGGCAGTCGCTGTTTCAAGCATATGTTTCTCCAGAATGTCCAGCGAAGGCGCATCCATTGCCCGCAGGATGGTCCGGGTCATGCCAACACTTGCTTCAAGCGGTTTGAACTCGCCAACGACCGTAACCCGCAGCACAGCCTGAAGACTTTGCCAGAATTCCAGTGCTTCGGTGAGGGTTCTGGCTGCTTCGCCGCTCAGGACACCGGCTTCATGCAGTGCCGTAATCGAAGCCGCCATGGTGGTCTTGCCCAGAACATCCGCGCTGGCTGCTTCCCGCAGCAGCAGATATTGGATGATGAACTCCCCATCAACGATTCCCCCACGGGCCTGCTTGACGTCCCAGAGACTGCCCTTGTCCAGTTCGCCGGCCATTTTCAGGCGCATGGAATAGACATCACCCAGCAACTTGGCGGGATCCCTGGGGGATTTCAGGATTGCAGAGATCACCCTGTCGACGGTCTTGCACAGGTCGGTATCTCCGGCCACTGCGCGGGCCCGGCTCAATGCCATATGTTCCCAGGTCCAGGCAT encodes:
- a CDS encoding DUF455 family protein, with product MTDTTTLSGLATGVLTTAEARAKAAAALAAAAAWEDRGIQDIGATTPPDRPARPEHPVLQSPGKMPRRRIGTVEGRIALLHAVAHIELNAIDLAWDIIARFPDMPRAFYDDWVSVGREEATHFLLIDDRLRELGASYGDHPAHDGLWKSAQSTADDLLARLAIVPLVLEARGLDVTPAMIEKLDRAGDNISADALRIIYRDEVGHVAIGKRWFDHVCAGRGIDPLAAWRRLVTERFSGGLKPPFNDEARQRAGFDSAFYTDLPPGGTA